From Nicotiana tabacum cultivar K326 chromosome 20, ASM71507v2, whole genome shotgun sequence, one genomic window encodes:
- the LOC142174798 gene encoding uncharacterized protein LOC142174798 — MLLQITYQDKSTQTDENQESKDIFAILTTLSLQMDSMGKRLQQLESQQHDFKNAELSRSEDSKLPEIEGDVGKLHKTHDKVCLPTAAGTSKQVNKKPHTNVNLNNIFDKPFKSKRPKEAIVMTPQTTTYANNLHHNKKIYNHITQTYIENIYKIQTFLNLNPRAATTTYPTQDYITQKLQGYNRLIAQPKTKANLVKTCYNYGLLSTVYTYDGEEISGLPEIYKAFITFKRITKGNLFFIKFYTAPAEILYDEIKPIIQVVKIGLTRDMIIPEEIEQQPEIPKIEIPSFYANKRIIGITTIIQELANNYLQGNAIWSYYSRDQLMIYANSKELRQGDMDEVQKWILSLLKPEVQPTTRALKKEFISNELLTRYCKLAGHKYPDHICLKCNGEDNQVPEVQLE; from the coding sequence ATGTTATTGCAGATTACTTATCAAGACAAAAGTACTCAAACTGATGAAAACCAAGAATCGAAAGATATATTTGCAATCCTTACTACTTTATCCTTACAGATGGATAGTATGGgcaaaagattacaacagctagaaagtcagcagcatgactttaaaaatgcggagctaagtcgatcGGAAGACTCGAAACTTCCAGagatagaaggagacgttgggaaactccataAAACCCATGACAAAGTTTGTTTACCTACAGCTGCAGGCACAAGTAAACAGGTGAACAAGAAGCCACATACCAATGTAAATTTAAACAACATATTTGATAAACCATTTAAATCGAAAAGGCCAAAAGAAGCAATAGTTATGACCCCACAAACTACAACCTATGCCAACAACCTACATCACAACAAAAAGATATACAACCATATTACTCagacatatattgagaatatatacaaaattcaaacatttctgaacctaaacccCAGAGCAGCTACTACTACATATCCAACACAGGATTATATAACTCAAAAACTTCAAGGATATAATAGGCTAATAGCCCAACCAAAAACAAAAGCCAATCTAGTAaagacatgttacaactacgggtTACTTAGTACTGTATATACCTACGACGGAGAAGAGATAAGTGGACTACCAGAAATATACAAAGCATTCATTACCTTcaaaagaattacaaaaggcaacctatttttcataaaattctatacagcaccagctgaGATATTATACGATGAAATAAAACCTATCATACAGGTAGTAAAGATAGGattaacacgagatatgataataccggaagaaATAGAACAACAACCAGAAATACCAAAAATTGAGATACCAAGTTTTTATGCCAACAAAAGAATAATTGGCATAACAACTATTATTCAAGAGCTAgccaacaattatctacaaggaaatgctatctggagctattATTCAAGAGACCAGCtaatgatatatgccaactcaaaagaactacgacaaggagatatggatgaagtccaaaaatggattttatcattgctAAAACCAGAAGTACAGCCAACTACAAGAGCTCTAAAGAAGGAATTTATTTCTAATGaattattaacaagatactgcaaactagcgggacacaaatatccagaccacatatgtttgAAATGCAACGGAGAAGATAACCaagtaccagaagtccaactagaataa